The bacterium DNA segment CCTGCGTCTCGACTTCCGTCTGGTCGACCTTCATCTTCGTGCTCTGCTTGATGGGCAGGTACGACTCGGCGTCGAACCAGATGTCGATGACGACATCCTGCTTGGTGTCGATGCTCAGGCGATGCGTGGCGGTGCCCTCCACGTCCTCCTGGCCGATGTAGGTGCCGACCCAGCCCCGGGCTTCCCAGTTCTGGAGCGGGCCGTCCATGTCGGCCTGCAGGCGTACGGACTTGGTCTCCATTTCGCCCATCGGCTGCGGGTCCTGCGAACCCGTCATCGGGTTGATCGACCAGCCCTTGGTGCCGTCGAACGCCTGCACGATGCTCATGCCCATGACCGTGACCTCGACGCGCATCGAGTTCGGGCGAGCCGAAACGATCGTGATGGGCATCTCCATGCCCTGGGTGAGGATCTTGCCGGTCACCTTCTGGCTCTGGATGGCCTTCAGCGCCGCGGCGCCGCCCTGGGCTTCAATCGACTTGCCGACGAGCTCTTCGAGATCCATGGCGAACGCGCCGGCTGCGAGCATGAGAGTCGTCGCGGCAAGCACGATGGCGGACAATTGGCGGAATTTCACGGTCCAGATCCTCCTGGGTGTGGGTCGATCTACTGCTACGTTCGGTGCGGGAAAAGGTTGCCGACCGGGCCGGCGGCCGGTGCGGGCCGGAAGGGTACCCGGCGGGCACGGCAGCTATTCACGGCGGGTCGGCGCGCCGGCGCGCCTGCGCGCCGGTCAGGAACGCTTGCCGTAATTCGGCGCTTCCTTGGTGATGAGCACGTCGTGCGGATGGCTTTCGCGCACGCCGGCCGAGGTGACGCGGACCAGGGTGGCATTGTCATGAAACTCGTCGATCGTGCGGCAGCCGCAATAGCCCATCCCGGAGCGGAGCCCGCCGATCATCTGGTAGATCACGTCGCCGGCCCGCCCCTTGTAGGGCACCCGGCCCTCGATGCCCTCGGGCACCAGCTTGTCGGTCTCGGTGATCTCGCCCTGGAAATAACGATCCTTGCTGCCCTGCTGCATGGCCGCCAGCGAGCCCATCCCCCGGTAGCTCTTGTAGACACGGCCCTCGAACAGGATCTTCTCCCCGGGCGACTCGTCGGTGCCCGCCAGCAGCGAGCCGGCCATGACGGCGTCGGCGCCCACGGCGATGGCCTTGGCCACGTCGCCGCTGTAACGCAAGCCGCCGTCAGCCACGAGCTGGATGCCGCGCGGGCGCGTGACCTGCGCCACGTCCATGATGGCCGTGACCTGCGGCACGCCCACGCCGGCCACCACGCGCGTGGTGCAGATGGAGCCGGGCCCGATGCCCACCTTGACGGCGTCGGCACCGGCATCGATGAGCGCAGCGGCAGCGGCGCCGGTGGCGATGTTGCCGGCCAGGACCTGCATCTCCGGGTACTTGCGCTTGACCGCGGACACCGTGTCCAGGACGTTGCGGCTGTGCCCGTGCGCGGTGTCGACGACGAGCATGTCCACGCCGGCGGCCACCAGCAGCTCGGCCCTGAGCATGGTCTCGGCGCCCACGCCCACCGCGGCGGCGACCCGCAGGCGCCCGTCGGCATCCTTGCAGGCGCGCGGGTAGTCCAGCTTCTTCTGGATGTCCTTGACCGTGATGAGGCCGCGCAACTCGCCCGCCCCGTTGACCACCAGCAGCTTCTCGATGCGGTGCTTGTGGAGGATCTCGGCGGCTTCCTCCAGCGTCGTGCCCTCGGGCACCGTCACCAGGTTCCGGCTGGTCATGACGTCGCGCACCTTGATGCGCGTGTCCTTCACGAAGCGCAGGTCGCGATTCGTCAGGATGCCGACGAGCTTGGGACCTTCGGTGATGGGCACGCCGCTGATGCGGAACCGCCGCATCATCTCCTGGGCCTCGTCGATGGTCTTGTCGGGTTCGAGCGTGATCGGATTGGTGATCATGCCCGACTCGGAGCGCTTCACGCGCTCGACCTCGGCCGCCTGCGAGCGCGGGTCCAGGTTCTTGTGGATCACGCCGAGGCCGCCCTCGCGCGCCACCGCGATCGCCATGTCGGCCTCGGTGACGGTATCCATCGCCGCCGAGAGGAACGGGATGTGCAGGCGGATCGTCTTCGTGATGGCGGTGGAAGTGTCGATGTCCTTCGGCGTGACCTCGCTGTAGCCGGGCACGAGCAGGACATCGTCGAAGGTCAGCGCCTCGCGGAACTTCTCGCCGTTGGTCGGGGTCTGCGCGGACATGACGATCTCCCGGGGCTCAGGCCTTCATGACGCCGATGAACGGCAGGTTGCGGTACTTCTCGTCGTAGTCCAGCCCGTAGCCGATGACGAATTCCTTGGGAATCTCGAACCCGACGTAGTGCAGCGGCACTTCCTTCTTGCGGGCCGCCTTCTTGTCGAGCAGCGCAGCCACCCGGATGCTGCGCGGACTGCGCGTCTGCAGCAGCTCGATCAGGTGGGCGATGGTCAGCCCGGTGTCGATGATGTCCTCGACCAGGATGATGTCGCGGTCGGTGATGTTCGCCTTGAGGTCCTTCTCGATCTTCACCACGCCCGTGCTCTGCGTGGTGCCGCCGTAGCTGGAGACGGCCATGAAGTCGACCTCATGGTCGACCGACACGCAACGCGTGAGGTCAGCCAGGAACGGGTAGGCGCCCTTGAGGATGCAGACAAAGATGGGCTGCGAGCCCTGGTAGACCCCGCTGATCTCGTTCCCCAGCTGCCGCACGCGCTTCTGGATCTCGTCGGACGAGATGAGCACGCGCTCGATGAACGGGTAGCGCCTGAGGTATTCCTGGTCGTCGAACGTCACGCCGCGCCTCCGGTCTGCCGCGGGCCGCCGGAGCGACCTGCGCGTGGTCGTGGACTCGCGGACCGGGCCGGTCCGCGCTATTCGGCCGGCCGTGTCAGCTCCCGGGCCTGCCGCACCTCGCGGTCGAGGGCGCGCAACCGGTCGCGTTCACGGATGATGTTGCGGATCTTCGTGGCGATGAGGTCGATCGCCACGTTGTTGTGCCCGCCTTCGGGAATGATGATATGCGCATAGCGCTTGCTCGGCGCCGTGAACTGCAGGTGCATCGGACGCACCACGTTCAAGTACTGCTCGACGACCGATTCCATGGTGCGGCCGCGCTCGCGCGTGTCACGCAGCAGGCGGCGCAGCACGCGCTCGTCGGCGTCGACATCCACGTACAGGCGGATGTCCATCAGCTCGCGCAGCTCGCGCGACTCGAGCACGAGAATGCCCTCGACGAAAACGATGTCCGCCGGTTCGCAGGCAGCGGTCTCCTGCAGGCGGCTGTGGATGCTGTAGTCGTAGCGCGGGATCTGCACGGCCCGTCCGGCCTGCAGTTCGTGCAGGTGCTCGACCAGCAGGGAAGTCTCGAAGGCGTCGGGATGGTCGTAGTTGATCTTGGCGCGCTCGGCCATCGGCAGCGCCGAATTGTCCCAATAGTAGGAATCATGATGGACGATCTGGATGGTCTTGCCCGGGCAGGCCTCCCGGACCTTGTAGGCCACGGTGGTCTTGCCCGAGCCGGATCCCCCGGCCACCCCGATGATCACCGGGGGCAACGGCTTGTGTTCTGGCGCTTGCATGCGCGTAAAGTACCAGCCACGCGGGTGACTGTCAATTTGTCGGATCAGCCGGTTTGCCGGGCGCCGGAAACCGCCTGAAACAGGCTGACCGGGCGCCGGCCCGGCACTAATCCGACGAACTGCGCAGCGAAAGCGAAATGCGCCCCCGCTCGAGGTCGACCGCAGTCACCCGCGCCATGACCTTCTGGCCGACCTTGACCACCTCGTTGGGGTCGCGGACGAAACGGTCGGCCAGCTGGCTGATGTGCGCCAGCCCGTCCTGGTGGACGCCCACGTCGATGAAGGCCCCGAAGTTGGTCACGTTGGTCACGATGCCCGGGATCACCTGGCCGGGCGACAGGTCGGACGGCTTCTCCACGCCGGGCGCGAAGCTGAAGGCCTCGAACTGCTCGCGCGGGTCGCGGCCGGGCTTGGCCAGCTCGGCAGCGATGTCGCGCAGGGTGGGCAGGCCGATCTCCTCGGTGGCGTACTTCTTCAGGTCGACGCCGGCCAGGGCCCGGTCGTCGCCCACGAGGGCCGCCACGGGCCGCCCCAGGTCGGCGGCGATGCGCTCGACCACGGGATAGCTCTCGGGGTGCACCGCGCTGGCGTCGAGAGGCTGGTCGCCGCCGCGGATGCGCAGGAAGCCGGCCGCCTGCTCGAAGGCCTTCGGCCCGAGCCGCGCCACCTTCAGCAACTGCTTCCGGTTGCGGAAGGCGCCCTCCACGTCGCGATGCGCCACCACCGCCGACGCGAGCTGCGGCCCGAGGCCCGAGACGTAGGCCAGGAGCTGCGGGCTGGCCGTATTCACGTCCACGCCCACGGCGTTCACGCAGCTCATCACCGTGTCGTCCAGGCTGCGCTTGAGCGCCTTCTGGTCGACGTCGTGCTGGTACTGCCCCACGCCGATGCTCTTGGGGTCGATCTTCACGAGCTCGGCCAGGGGATCCATCAGGCGCCGGCCGATGGACACGGCGCCGCGCACGGTCACGTCGTGGTCGGGGAACTCGGCGCGCGCCACGTCGCTGGCCGAGTAGATGGAGGCGCCCGATTCGTTCACCATCACCAGCATCACGCTTGACGGGAGCCCCAGGCCGCGCACGAAGGCCTCGGTCTCGC contains these protein-coding regions:
- the guaB gene encoding IMP dehydrogenase, which gives rise to MSAQTPTNGEKFREALTFDDVLLVPGYSEVTPKDIDTSTAITKTIRLHIPFLSAAMDTVTEADMAIAVAREGGLGVIHKNLDPRSQAAEVERVKRSESGMITNPITLEPDKTIDEAQEMMRRFRISGVPITEGPKLVGILTNRDLRFVKDTRIKVRDVMTSRNLVTVPEGTTLEEAAEILHKHRIEKLLVVNGAGELRGLITVKDIQKKLDYPRACKDADGRLRVAAAVGVGAETMLRAELLVAAGVDMLVVDTAHGHSRNVLDTVSAVKRKYPEMQVLAGNIATGAAAAALIDAGADAVKVGIGPGSICTTRVVAGVGVPQVTAIMDVAQVTRPRGIQLVADGGLRYSGDVAKAIAVGADAVMAGSLLAGTDESPGEKILFEGRVYKSYRGMGSLAAMQQGSKDRYFQGEITETDKLVPEGIEGRVPYKGRAGDVIYQMIGGLRSGMGYCGCRTIDEFHDNATLVRVTSAGVRESHPHDVLITKEAPNYGKRS
- the hpt gene encoding hypoxanthine phosphoribosyltransferase, translated to MERVLISSDEIQKRVRQLGNEISGVYQGSQPIFVCILKGAYPFLADLTRCVSVDHEVDFMAVSSYGGTTQSTGVVKIEKDLKANITDRDIILVEDIIDTGLTIAHLIELLQTRSPRSIRVAALLDKKAARKKEVPLHYVGFEIPKEFVIGYGLDYDEKYRNLPFIGVMKA
- the udk gene encoding uridine kinase, whose product is MQAPEHKPLPPVIIGVAGGSGSGKTTVAYKVREACPGKTIQIVHHDSYYWDNSALPMAERAKINYDHPDAFETSLLVEHLHELQAGRAVQIPRYDYSIHSRLQETAACEPADIVFVEGILVLESRELRELMDIRLYVDVDADERVLRRLLRDTRERGRTMESVVEQYLNVVRPMHLQFTAPSKRYAHIIIPEGGHNNVAIDLIATKIRNIIRERDRLRALDREVRQARELTRPAE